The window GTAGTCACGGGTAAAGTCACTGAGGGCGATGAGGCCCACGGTGAGGGGAGGCAGATCCTGACCAATGCCTTCGAACACCTGCACGATCTGGGGCACGACATAAACCATCAGCAAGGCGACCACCAGCACAGAGACGATGACCACCAATACGGGATAAACCAGAGCGGTAGTGGTCTTCTGGCTCAACGCCTGGCGGGTTTCGGTGTAGTCGGCCAGCCGCTCCAGCACGGCGTCCAGAAAACCGGACTGCTCGCCGGCAGAGACGGTGGCGCGGAACAAATCGGGGAACACATGGGGAAACTCCGCCAGGGCGTCGGCCAGGGGATGGCCCTCCATCACCCGCGCCCGCACCGCCATGAGGATGCTCTTGAGGCGGGCTTTTTCCGTTTGTTGGGACAGGGCCTGCAAGGCTTCTTCCACCGGCAGGCCGGAGCGCACCAGGGTGGCGAACTGCCTGGTGACCAGCGCCAGGTCGGTGGTGCTGATGCCGCGCCTGAACAGCCCCCGGCGCACCTTGGGGCCGCCCTCGTCCCGCCCCTGGATTTCGCTTACACCCAAGGGCGCCCAGCCCTTGTCGCGCAGCTGCTGGCGGACCTGGCGCGCTGTGTCGCCTTCCAGCACCCCTTTGCGTTCCTTGCCGCGCTGATCCAGGGCGGTGTATTCAAAGGCGCCCATCTCAGCCCTCTTGGGTGACGCGCAGCACTTCTTCCAGCGCCGTGTCACCCGCCAGCACCCGGCGCAGCCCGTCCTGGAACAGACTGGGGTGGCGGGCGTGGGCGTGGGCTTCCATGGCCTGTTCGCCGGCGCCGTCGTGAATCATGGTACGCATGTTTTCGTCGATATCCACCAGCTCGTAGATGCCGG is drawn from Gammaproteobacteria bacterium and contains these coding sequences:
- the gspF gene encoding type II secretion system protein GspF; this encodes MGAFEYTALDQRGKERKGVLEGDTARQVRQQLRDKGWAPLGVSEIQGRDEGGPKVRRGLFRRGISTTDLALVTRQFATLVRSGLPVEEALQALSQQTEKARLKSILMAVRARVMEGHPLADALAEFPHVFPDLFRATVSAGEQSGFLDAVLERLADYTETRQALSQKTTTALVYPVLVVIVSVLVVALLMVYVVPQIVQVFEGIGQDLPPLTVGLIALSDFTRDYGLWLLGGLVLVFSVLRWILSRPGPKRRFHGLLLRLPLVGRLVRGLNTARFARTLSILAGSGVPVLEALRISSEVVSNVPMRSAVEDAARRVREGAALHTALERSGYFPPMTLHLIASGEASGKLEAMLERAATSQEREMDVLTGTLTELMGPLLILIMGGMVLVIVLAILLPIFDLNQLVK